A genomic region of Arachis hypogaea cultivar Tifrunner chromosome 5, arahy.Tifrunner.gnm2.J5K5, whole genome shotgun sequence contains the following coding sequences:
- the LOC112800022 gene encoding protein TORNADO 2-like produces the protein MALSNNVIGGINLVAVILSIPIIGAGIWLTNEPADSCVKFLQWPVIILGILVLVVALAGLVGAFFRIPCLLISYLVAMLVLIVLLVIMVVFVYMVTIRGHGVIEPNRAYLEYHLDDFSSFLRRRVRSSFKWDQIRACLSSSNMCADLNQRFRMPQDFFNAHLTPMQSGCCKPPTLCGYTFVNPTYWISPINSAEDMDCLQWSNDQTQLCYACDSCKAGLLAHLRKEWKRANVILIITIVALIIIYLVGFCAFRNANTEDLFRRYKQGYT, from the exons ATGGCACTCAGCAACAATGTGATCGGAGGCATAAACCTAGTGGCGGTGATACTCTCAATCCCCATAATCGGCGCCGGCATATGGCTAACAAACGAGCCAGCAGACTCGTGCGTCAAGTTCCTCCAATGGCCGGTCATAATCCTCGGCATTCTCGTGCTTGTGGTGGCTCTGGCGGGTCTGGTCGGAGCCTTCTTCAGGATTCCCTGCCTCCTTATATCGTACCTGGTAGCCATGCTCGTGCTCATAGTGTTGCTGGTCATCATGGTGGTGTTTGTGTACATGGTCACCATTCGTGGCCATGGAGTGATAGAACCCAACCGTGCTTACTTGGAGTACCATCTGGACGATTTCTCTTCGTTCCTAAGAAGACGGGTGAGAAGCTCCTTCAAATGGGACCAGATCAGAGCCTGCCTGAGCTCCAGTAACATGTGTGCCGACCTCAATCAGAGATTCCGAATGCCTCAGGATTTCTTCAATGCACATCTTACACCAATGCAG TCAGGGTGTTGTAAGCCCCCAACACTATGTGGGTACACATTTGTGAATCCAACTTATTGGATAAGCCCGATAAACAGTGCGGAGGACATGGATTGCCTTCAGTGGAGCAACGACCAAACACAACTTTGCTATGCGTGTGACTCCTGCAAGGCTGGTTTGTTGGCTCATCTCAGGAAGGAGTGGAAGAGGGCCAATGTCATTTTGATCATCACCATAGTTGCATTAATCATCATATATTTGGTTGGCTTTTGTGCTTTTAGAAATGCTAACACTGAGGATCTCTTCCGCAGATACAAACAAGGCTATACTTAG
- the LOC112800021 gene encoding 28 kDa ribonucleoprotein, chloroplastic-like has translation MAATLESALSIFASHSHRFSNNNTRLSPNLSSLSFSFNASTPRSFSFLCSTLQEAQPHTPTTQEQPKNVKKKLYVFNLPWSMSVADIKDLFSQCGTVTDVEIIKNKQGKSRGFAFVTMASGEEALAVVHKFNSHQISGREIRIELAKRFKKPPPPPPPSPSPPAGETRHVVYVANLAWKVRSPVLRQFFTDNFKTPVSSRVVFESPAGRSAGYGFVSFLTKEDAEAAISALDGKELMERPLRLKLSEKKVKAAPTERDEDQAPELVDQEKLKEAETEKEEIHDSDAQLEQS, from the exons ATGGCAGCAACATTAGAGTCAGCACTCTCCATATTTGCATCTCACTCTCACCGTTTCTCCAACAACAACACTCGTCTCTCTCCaaacctctcttctctctccttctctttcaATGCCTCCACACCAAGATCATTCTCCTTCCTCTGCTCCACATTGCAAGAAGCACAACCACACACACCTACAACTCAGGAACAACCCAAGAACGTGAAGAAGAAGCTCTATGTCTTCAACTTACCTTGGTCTATGTCCGTTGCTGACATCAAAGACCTGTTTAGCCAATGCGGAACTGTAACAGACGTCGAG ATCATAAAGAACAAACAAGGCAAGAGCAGGGGTTTTGCCTTCGTTACTATGGCTTCAGGGGAAGAGGCTCTTGCTGTCGTTCACAAGTTCAATTCTCAT CAAATATCAGGAAGGGAAATAAGGATAGAGcttgccaagagattcaagaagcCGCCGCCTCCTCCTCCACCGTCTCCGAGTCCCCCTGCCGGCGAGACACGTCACGTGGTATATGTAGCCAACCTTGCATGGAAAGTAAGATCACCCGTTCTCAGACAATTCTTCACTGATAATTTCAAAACCCCAGTTTCGTCCAGGGTTGTCTTTGAGAGCCCTGCCGGAAGATCTGCAGGGTATGGATTTGTTTCTTTCCTCACAAAAGAGGATGCAGAGGCTGCAATTTCTGCTTTGGATGGGAAG GAATTAATGGAGCGACCACTTCGTCTTAAGTTGAGTGAAAAGAAAGTCAAAGCAGCTCCAACTGAAAGGGATGAAGACCAAGCTCCTGAATTGGTGGATCAAGAGAAGCTCAAAGAAGCTGAAACTGAAAAGGAGGAAATCCATGATTCTGATGCTCAGCTGGAACAATCATAA